GAAATTATAAGCAAGACCAAAGGTTGACGTCGATGGAAGCGGAAGCATAGGCTTTAGACAACGTTGGCAGCGTTCCCACTGCTTACTCCTACGCGGCGACACACTGACGATAGCATGATACACACTTCACCTTAGCTAGACTGGTTAGCCAAATGACCATCAACTAGTGCGAAATTCGAAGGGAAACTTCTAttctactccctccaatccaactAAAATCTCGACACTTATTATAGATCGGAGGTAGTACTAAATATTCTGATCTTTTCTTTCACCGCGCTGTTTTGGATGAAGAATTCGCCAAAATAATCGTCTAGCTAATAATTGATTTGCTGCTAGCCACCCAAAACAGATTTCTTATGGATGGTCGAGTTGCATTATCGCTGCCGTGGCGAGCGCCAACTATGTAACCCGCACGTCACGGCGGGATCCTCTAGCAAGACAACGCAACTGACGACAGAGCATAGAAAAACCCAAGCTTTCATTCATTCATTCCGATCGGTTGGGACGTGCAGCCGTGCCACAAGAAACATAATCCATTACTTTAGATTTGGTCAAGAACGCACGCGCTGACTGCAAGCAGCTGCTTGTCATTGAAGATACTGGTGATGAGCACCGGGAGAATATGACAACGACTACATTCATTTCAGTGGCTTGTCGACGGTCTGGAAGAAGAAAGGCACCATGACCCAACACCTCGATAGACGACAGGTTAATGAGCTCATACAACAAGAAAAATCTCCACGGATCAATAATGACAAGAACTGTCGAGCATAACTCCGGTGCTGACAGAATGGTCGATTGAGTCAAGGTACTTGACAGATTGATTCGAAAACAGTTTCTTCATTACGAGTCCAGACTTCCATGGTATCATGTGTCGTACATGGAAACCGATGAGCCGTCTCCTTCCTAGTACAACGATACTTTCCTACTTGCATAAAAACTGAACAGGACCTGGGAGTGAGACAGCCTATTGCACATGGTATGGCATCAGTCTCTCGAGTCACTGTTACACATAGCTCGTCTGCTGATCATTCCTTCTGCACTGGAGGAAACTGTGCCGGTCGTCGCTCTTCTAGAGACGATTGACGGGTGCCGCGCCGCCACCGGTATCTAGAGCCTGGGGTACCAGAACATGCCCTTGATGCCCTGAGGGTCCGCTTCGAATCCCATGTTCTTATAGAAGTCTACGACTGCAATTAACAGGATACAGGAAGAAAGTTGAACGGTCCGTTAGTCTGCTGATGAAATGGCAATAGTGTGCTGCATTCTATGGTTTATACGATATGCGGCCCCTATGAACTTAATATCCATTTTCGTGAATTTGAGCAGGTGAAACGCTATTAATGTGCTGCATCGCGTGCATATAGTACAAGGAATGCACAATTCTACCTAGCAATTCTACTCAGATAGGTCTTACGAATCTCAGTATGTTTTTGGCAGAAAAAACACAGTTGTGGGGATCTAGTTTTTGCACCTTTACTGTCTGCAAATAGTGTAATGTTGTTGATATCTCTCTGAAGCAAAGTACGGATTACTTTCTCCATGAGTGTTTTTCCAAGACCTTGACCCTGAGATAGTAGCAGGTGTAAGCCATCGTAAAGTCCAACATCCTTCATGTAACAAATAGAAGCGTGGACTCAGATTGTCATAACAGAAAGCAGAAAAGTTGATCAATTCACCTGATAGGATGGGTCGACGAGAACATCCCAGATTGTAGCATTGAAGGCATGGTCTGAAGTTGCTCGCGCCATACCAATTAGTTGCTTCCTCTCTTCTCCCTCTGTGAAATAACTTCTACAAGTACACTCAGATGTTCATCATCTAGATAAATGAATTTCTGCAAATAATCTTCTGATTAGGATGCGTGGTTCAACTTTATCCGCAGGAACACACAAGACCCAGAAACAACGCGGAAATTTACCTGTTTCTGAAGATCTAATTATGGAATGTAGTGTAGCGACCAAGTAGCTGTTTCTTAACGATGCAGCTATTTTTGTTAGAGGTCTGCGTGGCCATCCTACCTATGAGATTAACATTGCAAACATTAATATTTGCTACTGAACAAATTTCTAAGGAGATAACATGAACTTGCAGAAACTGACGTAACCAAAAGTCCAAAACTATAGCCTAACCCTGCAAGAAATATCAAAGTTGCTTTTGAAGAAGGATCACCTTATCACATAAGGCTTGGAGATCATATACATCAATATCACCAGCTGAAGAAAACATGATCTGCTCTGTGCTACCATCAGGGAGTGTCCTTTCCAAAAGCATTAGCTCCTCGGGTATAGGTTCTTCGTCTTCAATTGGTGTTGAAGGTGGCTCTACTGTCTCTGTACTGTTATTAGTATTTAAAAATCTGCAAAACAAAACCAATGAATTCCTTTTTTCAGAAACTACAAATTTAAGAAGCACAGTTTGTGACAACTTGATAACACTCCAAAGGTATGTAACATACAAGAAAGACTGAGTTTCCAGGTTTATGTTCAGTATTCCTTAGTTGACTTGACAATAAAAGGAAAATATCGAACTAGATTTACATAGTGGTAGGATGTTGATAAATAGTGTATTTATTTACGATGGTAGTTAGTATGAAGATATATTGGCAACATAATGTAAACTGTCCCAACCCAGACAATGTGGGAAACCTGGACTTGCTTAACctttttcatcaaaggacaaaagtTCGGGAAATAGTGATTTATTTACAACAGTAGATAATGTCAAGAATATGAAGATATATTCAGAAGTGAGACGTAAAACTAAATTTTAGTAAGGGTGGACAATGTACTTTACCCAGATTTGAGAGAGTCCCATAGACCAGCCCTCAAGGACCAAGATGTTGAAGACCGTCTTTTCGCTGCAATCAAAACATGAGATCATCAGAGCTTGGCTACTACATTTTAGTTCAGCAAACAAACAATATATTCAGCCTACTAATAACTAGTGTATGGTAAGATAACCAAGGACCGGGAGTTCATTTTATAGGAAAACTGAAAAAACAGTGGTGCAATCAGTGGCATACTGGCTAGTACCATGCTGATTTTCTAAgcggtaactcggaaaaaatccaCAGTGCCATTTTAAGACaggttatgcaaataaactaggtgGCTTTTAACAACGGGTACAGCAACATGAGAGACGTGCCATCTTCTAAACATTAACAGGAAAAAGGAAAGTGAAGAATAAAATTTGCTAGAAACTATTCGCAGAAAAATTATGAATTAATCACCACATCAGTTTGATGCAAGTTATCATCAGAATATTCATAACCTTATTGGATATACTGCCGGTTTTACAGACACACCTATTCA
This Lolium perenne isolate Kyuss_39 chromosome 1, Kyuss_2.0, whole genome shotgun sequence DNA region includes the following protein-coding sequences:
- the LOC127318898 gene encoding serotonin N-acetyltransferase 1, chloroplastic, which gives rise to MAAFAVTPSSSICGVCIPTACRLDARDGVPAPRFLHSRKQAKRRSSTSWSLRAGLWDSLKSGFLNTNNSTETVEPPSTPIEDEEPIPEELMLLERTLPDGSTEQIMFSSAGDIDVYDLQALCDKVGWPRRPLTKIAASLRNSYLVATLHSIIRSSETEGEERKQLIGMARATSDHAFNATIWDVLVDPSYQGQGLGKTLMEKVIRTLLQRDINNITLFADSKVVDFYKNMGFEADPQGIKGMFWYPRL